TATCGACAtgatatttgtaaataaataaataaataaaaataatttaactacgGAATTTCAGCAAATAtagagttttaattattaattctttgCAATTCCGTAGTCAAACTCATCATTATGCTGAAATTcggtagttaaattatttatatttatttaattataaatgtcaCATGATAATAAGTTAACGGTATTTGAAgttgtttagatttattttgtatatcgtaaaaaattgaaaaattgatatTCAAAATACTGATTGAGAATtcgatttttaatatatatgttaatttattaaaaaaaatggccttatttttattttaatgttaggagtatttaagttttaactatttattttagaaaagtcagaatcatattatttattgcCACCTTGACCCGTCTATTTGAATATGTcggattttattttgaaataaaatccttaacttaattaaaatattcaattaattatcataGTACTCAGCAAACAAAGGGATTAACAGTGacaataagttttttaaaattttgatatatcacTATAGATccaccaatatttttttaacaaaattaaacatataaacaaatcaatcagtcttaatatttattttaacatattgaGACTcaaccataaaaaaaaaaaccttttctCTTactctaataaatttattttctgaaaagatttgttgttaatttatttataaaaatttatttaaaataatcaaatcaaaatagaaagtattaactatataatataaatatcttaCTGAAATCTAGGTAGGtaattaatattaagttatttataagGTGTAACTGTGTAAGTAACTGTTTAAATCGTTTAAACCAAACTGAATTCATTAAGGTTTCTTTTTATCTAACCGAGCCGAGCATAATGGTTCGATTAGTCGGTTCAATGCCGTTGAGTCAAATCGTCCAAACCAACAGTTTGAAACTTAATAAATCGATGTAAATAATTTAGATGTTTATTTCGGTCAATAAACCAACCAAATCAAACCGCTTGCACATTTAGTTATGTGTATTATACCGAGATTTTGGTATTAAAAAAACAGTTACGATTTTTACCTACGAAAACATTCGGTAAAGTATACAGATAACAAAGTTATAATATAACGAACTGCactaatcatattatttattttaaacttacccgtttatttgaatatattggatcattattttcaaataaaatccttaacttaattaaaatatacaattaataatCACGTATTAAGTAAAAGAAAGGAATTAACAGAACCACCGGAGAAACCAAATTCCGATCAAACGCCGACGCTGCATCTCCTCTGAATCTGATACTTCTCAACAGAGGAGACGAAGATTCCTTCATTAGCACTACTTCCGAAATTTATATACGCCAAACAACGAACATGAATATTATACTTCAACGTCGTGATTTCTCCAACTTTCCAACGAACACGTCCATCCAATTTAATCAAAAGTTCAATCCTACCTGTAGACTGATCCTCTTTAAGTGCAAATCCATTATTCTCATAGATCGGAACATCAACGCCATACAGAAACGGCGACCAAACATTCGTATCCTTATGACCTTGATAAACAGGAGAAATTGAACTGTAATAAGTAATTTGTTGATTCTGATACACAGCGTACGCATCTAGCTTATCGTAATAGATCCCGATCTTATCGTTAGGGTTATGAGATATAACCGTGATTTGAAGATTCGATGAGAGGAGATTCGGAGCAGAGACGTTGAAATTGAAGATCGTTGCATCTTGGATTATGAATTGAGGTTTATGAGGTTGAAGAACGGCTAATATGATGAGGAAGATTACGAGGATTATGAAACAGAAGATTAGGAAGCCGGAGAAGATTCGCCGGAATTTCTTGTTTCTGTTTCCTTTGTGGTGGCTGCACT
This is a stretch of genomic DNA from Impatiens glandulifera chromosome 4, dImpGla2.1, whole genome shotgun sequence. It encodes these proteins:
- the LOC124935882 gene encoding NDR1/HIN1-like protein 1, with the translated sequence MSAGEKECSHHKGNRNKKFRRIFSGFLIFCFIILVIFLIILAVLQPHKPQFIIQDATIFNFNVSAPNLLSSNLQITVISHNPNDKIGIYYDKLDAYAVYQNQQITYYSSISPVYQGHKDTNVWSPFLYGVDVPIYENNGFALKEDQSTGRIELLIKLDGRVRWKVGEITTLKYNIHVRCLAYINFGSSANEGIFVSSVEKYQIQRRCSVGV